One segment of Fibrobacter sp. UWB10 DNA contains the following:
- the fusA gene encoding elongation factor G: MKNIEKHRNIGISAHIDSGKTTLTERILYFTKRIHAIHEVRGKDGVGATMDSMELERERGITIQSAATFANWTHTKSGEADSINIIDTPGHVDFTIEVERSLRVLDGAILVLTGVEGVQSQSITVDRQMKRYHVPRVVFVNKCDRSGANPLRVAVMLKEKLNHKPCVMQIPIGLEDQLKGVVDLVEMKAYYFEGANGDDMIEKEIPAELVDQANEYREKLIDCCADYSDEIMEKAMEGQYGVDEIDKNLIKATIRKATISLEVTPVFMGSAHKNVGVQKLLDGVIDYLPNPTEVENKALDLDNNEAEVVLKSEDNAPLVCYAFKLVNDRYGQLTYIRIYQGTLKKGDMITNMATGKKVSVGRLVRMHADEMVDITEAGAGDIVALFGIDCASGTTFTDGKNHYNMTSMHVPNPVIELVIEAKNRDDLDNMSKALNRFTKEDPTFQVEVDKESGQTIIKGMGELHLDVYIERMRREYKCDVTTGAPQVAYRETITRPAKFDYTHKKQTGGSGQYAKVVGEMRPMAVEGDQEKVYNFVNSVVGGRIPKEYIPSCDKGFQSCMEAGSLIGFPVVGIEMEVQDGAYHPVDSSDMAFQVAARMAFREAFEKAGAQILEPIMKVEIQTPTEFQGSVVGNVSQRRGTITGTNEELGMTTITAEVPLSEMFGYATDLRSMTQGKAEFTMEFCKYLPVPKNIQEELIKKYGDKAKARA; this comes from the coding sequence ATGAAAAACATTGAAAAGCACAGAAATATTGGTATTTCTGCCCACATCGACTCCGGTAAGACCACCCTTACCGAACGTATCCTCTACTTCACAAAGCGTATCCACGCTATCCACGAAGTTCGTGGTAAAGACGGCGTCGGTGCCACGATGGACTCCATGGAACTTGAACGCGAACGCGGCATCACGATTCAGTCCGCTGCTACGTTTGCAAACTGGACCCACACCAAGTCTGGCGAAGCCGACTCCATCAACATCATCGATACCCCGGGGCACGTGGACTTCACGATCGAAGTGGAACGTTCTCTCCGCGTGCTCGACGGTGCTATCCTCGTGCTCACCGGCGTGGAAGGTGTTCAGTCCCAGTCTATTACCGTTGACCGCCAGATGAAGCGCTACCATGTGCCGCGCGTCGTGTTCGTGAACAAGTGCGACCGCTCCGGTGCAAACCCGCTCCGCGTGGCTGTCATGCTCAAGGAAAAGCTCAACCACAAGCCCTGCGTCATGCAGATTCCTATCGGTCTCGAAGACCAACTGAAGGGCGTGGTCGACCTCGTCGAAATGAAGGCCTACTACTTCGAAGGCGCTAACGGCGACGACATGATCGAAAAGGAAATCCCGGCCGAACTCGTTGACCAGGCTAACGAATACCGTGAAAAGCTGATTGACTGCTGCGCAGACTACAGCGACGAAATCATGGAAAAGGCTATGGAAGGCCAGTATGGCGTCGACGAAATCGACAAGAACCTCATCAAGGCCACCATCCGTAAGGCTACCATCAGCCTCGAAGTGACCCCGGTGTTCATGGGTTCCGCTCACAAGAACGTTGGTGTCCAGAAGCTCCTCGACGGCGTTATCGACTACCTCCCGAACCCGACCGAAGTTGAAAACAAGGCTCTCGACCTCGACAACAACGAAGCTGAAGTTGTCCTGAAGTCCGAAGACAACGCTCCGCTCGTTTGCTACGCGTTCAAGCTCGTGAACGACCGCTATGGCCAGTTGACCTACATCCGTATTTACCAGGGTACCCTCAAGAAGGGCGACATGATCACCAACATGGCCACCGGCAAGAAGGTGTCTGTGGGCCGCTTGGTTCGTATGCACGCTGACGAAATGGTGGATATCACCGAAGCCGGTGCAGGCGACATTGTTGCTCTGTTCGGTATCGACTGCGCCTCCGGTACGACCTTTACCGATGGCAAGAACCACTACAACATGACTTCTATGCACGTGCCGAATCCGGTGATCGAACTCGTGATCGAAGCCAAGAACCGTGACGACCTGGACAACATGTCCAAGGCTCTGAACCGCTTCACCAAGGAAGACCCGACGTTCCAGGTGGAAGTCGACAAGGAATCCGGCCAGACCATCATCAAGGGTATGGGCGAACTTCACCTCGACGTTTACATCGAACGTATGCGCCGCGAATACAAGTGCGACGTGACGACCGGTGCTCCGCAGGTGGCTTACCGCGAAACCATTACCCGTCCGGCCAAGTTCGACTACACCCACAAGAAGCAGACTGGTGGTTCTGGTCAGTACGCTAAGGTTGTCGGCGAAATGCGTCCGATGGCTGTCGAAGGCGACCAGGAAAAGGTTTACAACTTCGTGAACTCCGTCGTGGGTGGCCGTATTCCGAAGGAATACATCCCGTCTTGCGACAAGGGTTTCCAGAGCTGCATGGAAGCAGGTTCCTTGATCGGCTTCCCGGTTGTGGGTATCGAAATGGAAGTCCAGGATGGTGCATACCACCCGGTTGACTCTTCTGATATGGCGTTCCAGGTTGCAGCCCGTATGGCCTTCCGCGAAGCTTTCGAAAAGGCTGGCGCTCAGATCCTCGAACCGATCATGAAGGTCGAAATCCAGACTCCGACCGAATTCCAGGGTTCTGTTGTTGGTAACGTTTCTCAGCGTCGTGGTACCATCACCGGTACGAACGAAGAACTCGGCATGACCACCATCACCGCCGAAGTCCCGCTGTCCGAAATGTTCGGCTACGCCACTGACCTGCGTTCTATGACCCAGGGTAAGGCAGAATTCACCATGGAATTCTGCAAGTACCTCCCGGTTCCGAAGAACATCCAGGAAGAACTCATCAAGAAGTACGGCGACAAGGCCAAGGCTCGCGCCTAA
- a CDS encoding DNA-processing protein DprA: MTDKDRKYETLEPSQYPLSLKESRLAPPRLYYRGTLPSSDAIGIAMVGTRRPSSSARELCRRLVKSLQGTRAVVVSGLAQGIDSYCHEAAIEYGIPTIAVVAQGINTRIHGDRATLAKRIIDAGGGIMTEYEEDFPAFKGNFPARNRIISGLSRATVLVQSKAKGGALITADYCLQENKLLLAIPGDFDSEAAGGPNLYLDQGKAMPIFLPESLRTVAGLPKIQNERNEPEAISLKQIEAIGCNLSSDALTLFKQFNGFKKTFQELQNECNFKPSNILAILTELELSGLVHTPDNFQFYFNGAT; this comes from the coding sequence ATGACAGACAAAGATAGAAAGTACGAAACACTCGAACCAAGCCAATACCCGCTTTCGCTCAAGGAATCTAGACTTGCGCCACCACGCTTGTACTACCGCGGAACATTACCTTCAAGCGACGCCATCGGGATTGCCATGGTGGGCACACGCCGCCCAAGCAGTTCCGCCCGCGAACTATGCAGGCGGCTCGTCAAATCACTGCAAGGCACACGCGCCGTTGTCGTATCAGGGCTTGCACAAGGTATCGACAGCTACTGCCACGAAGCGGCCATTGAATACGGGATACCAACCATTGCCGTCGTTGCTCAAGGCATTAACACCCGCATTCACGGAGACCGTGCAACTTTAGCAAAGCGAATCATCGATGCCGGCGGCGGCATTATGACTGAATACGAAGAAGACTTCCCCGCGTTCAAGGGGAATTTTCCCGCACGCAATCGCATTATCAGCGGACTCAGCCGCGCCACAGTCTTAGTACAAAGTAAAGCTAAAGGCGGAGCTCTCATTACTGCCGACTACTGCCTGCAAGAAAACAAGCTCTTGCTCGCCATTCCCGGAGACTTCGACAGCGAAGCTGCCGGAGGGCCAAATCTTTACCTGGATCAAGGGAAAGCCATGCCCATCTTTTTGCCCGAAAGCTTGCGTACCGTCGCCGGGCTCCCCAAAATACAAAACGAAAGAAACGAGCCCGAAGCAATTTCCTTAAAGCAAATCGAGGCCATCGGTTGCAATCTTTCAAGCGATGCATTAACCCTTTTTAAGCAATTCAACGGATTCAAGAAGACTTTTCAGGAGTTGCAAAACGAATGTAACTTTAAGCCTAGCAATATTTTAGCTATATTAACGGAGCTAGAACTTTCGGGGCTAGTCCACACGCCGGACAACTTCCAGTTCTACTTTAACGGAGCAACCTGA
- a CDS encoding EcsC family protein: MSDCTDEKMEKFKEKLASLLFDLITDIPESLHSPSENSDDKIKKLIRQAAVKASLVSATLSVPAGVTGVLTSIPDIAAIWRIQAQLVSDIAATYGKFAQLSREAMVWCLFRHSAAQLLRDIAVRTGSRIVVQKVSFAVLESILKKIGLKVSTKFLGRAALRAIPAIGALGNGAYSFYDTTEVGKTAASYFKALADNPEEVEDAEIAD, from the coding sequence ATGAGCGACTGCACCGACGAAAAGATGGAAAAATTCAAGGAAAAACTAGCTTCCCTGCTGTTTGACCTGATTACCGACATTCCGGAATCCCTGCATTCCCCGAGCGAAAACTCTGACGATAAAATCAAGAAACTGATTCGCCAGGCCGCAGTCAAAGCCTCTTTGGTGAGCGCTACACTTTCGGTTCCGGCCGGAGTTACGGGTGTATTGACCTCGATTCCTGACATTGCCGCCATCTGGCGCATTCAAGCCCAACTGGTGTCCGATATTGCCGCCACCTACGGTAAATTTGCCCAACTGAGTCGCGAAGCCATGGTCTGGTGTCTGTTCCGCCATAGCGCCGCCCAACTTTTGCGCGACATCGCTGTGCGCACCGGCAGCCGCATTGTGGTCCAGAAGGTCTCTTTTGCGGTTCTAGAATCTATCCTGAAGAAAATCGGCCTCAAGGTCTCTACCAAATTCTTAGGCAGGGCCGCTCTCCGTGCCATTCCGGCCATCGGAGCGCTTGGAAACGGAGCCTATTCCTTCTATGACACCACCGAAGTCGGCAAGACCGCAGCTTCCTACTTTAAGGCTTTGGCCGACAATCCCGAAGAAGTCGAAGACGCCGAAATAGCAGATTAA
- a CDS encoding septum formation initiator family protein — translation MKKRFFWIILFTIVATFAIVISQLMFGKNSLKQQQRIMQDIEMYQAQIDSLQHAIDSCNIEIGRLKKDSLYKEELLRTRYGMSRKGERVFQLVE, via the coding sequence GTGAAAAAGCGTTTTTTCTGGATAATCCTGTTTACGATAGTCGCAACATTCGCGATTGTCATTTCGCAGTTGATGTTCGGAAAAAACAGCTTAAAGCAACAGCAACGAATTATGCAAGACATCGAGATGTATCAAGCACAGATTGATTCTCTGCAGCATGCTATCGATTCTTGCAATATCGAAATCGGACGTCTTAAAAAAGATTCCTTGTACAAAGAAGAATTGCTCCGAACGCGCTACGGCATGAGCCGTAAAGGCGAACGCGTTTTCCAGCTCGTTGAATAA
- the mazG gene encoding nucleoside triphosphate pyrophosphohydrolase — protein MKYSFDDLVKIMATLRSPEGCPWDKQQTHQSLLPYLVEESHEYIDAAQANDKAHMAEELGDVLFQVVFHSQVAKENGDFSIDDVVQGICEKMIRRHPHVFGDAKVDDSNGVVRQWERIKAQEKNNLKMQGKSAMDKVSKSLPTLARAQELQRRAAKVSFDWTEAEPVFNKAVEEFSEFRAEMQAASPENRNVERMEDEFGDIMFSLVNVARHCGFNAALALERANSKFERRFRVVEQMARDQGKEMKDVGLEGLQEMWKQAKAASKSF, from the coding sequence ATGAAATATTCCTTTGATGACTTGGTGAAAATTATGGCGACCCTGCGTTCCCCCGAGGGTTGCCCTTGGGATAAGCAACAGACGCATCAGTCGCTGCTCCCGTATTTAGTCGAAGAATCCCATGAATACATCGATGCCGCCCAGGCAAACGACAAGGCTCACATGGCCGAAGAATTAGGCGATGTCTTGTTCCAGGTGGTGTTCCATTCGCAAGTCGCGAAAGAAAACGGCGATTTTTCAATCGACGACGTAGTGCAGGGAATCTGCGAAAAAATGATCCGGCGCCACCCGCACGTATTTGGCGATGCCAAGGTTGATGATTCGAACGGCGTAGTCCGCCAGTGGGAACGCATCAAGGCGCAAGAAAAAAACAATCTAAAAATGCAAGGCAAGTCCGCTATGGACAAAGTAAGCAAAAGCTTGCCGACGCTTGCCCGTGCTCAAGAGCTTCAGCGCCGTGCCGCCAAAGTGAGCTTTGACTGGACCGAGGCTGAACCTGTCTTTAACAAGGCTGTGGAAGAATTTAGCGAATTCCGCGCCGAAATGCAAGCGGCATCTCCTGAAAATCGCAACGTAGAACGCATGGAAGATGAATTCGGCGACATCATGTTCAGCTTGGTGAATGTGGCGCGCCACTGCGGCTTTAATGCGGCCTTGGCACTAGAACGCGCGAATTCCAAGTTCGAACGCCGCTTCCGCGTGGTAGAACAGATGGCTCGTGACCAAGGCAAGGAAATGAAAGACGTTGGCCTCGAAGGCTTGCAAGAAATGTGGAAACAAGCGAAGGCTGCATCCAAGTCGTTCTAA